The following are encoded together in the Streptomyces sp. NBC_00358 genome:
- a CDS encoding ABC transporter ATP-binding protein, which translates to MSTAAAEQVPGRAEGDGIAARARGLTKAYGSGETTVLALDSVDVDIARGRFTAVMGPSGSGKSTLMHCLAGLDTVSAGQVWLGDTEITGLKDRELTRLRRDRIGFMFQSFNLIPTLNAAENITLPMDIAGQKPDQKWLDQVIDTLGLRDRLKHRPAQLSGGQQQRVACARALASRPELIFADEPTGNLDSRAGLEVLGFLRGAVDELGQTVVMVTHDPGAAAHSDLVLFLADGRIVDEIERPSADAVLERMKRFDTTRVTFDGGRGEPGGATPDREFGAAAGTDADLSGTARSDGAGGTTPVAAAGDTARGGSGDAAPGSGSGDATPDKD; encoded by the coding sequence TTGTCCACAGCTGCTGCGGAGCAGGTTCCCGGCCGCGCGGAGGGGGACGGGATCGCCGCCCGCGCCCGCGGCCTGACCAAGGCGTACGGTTCCGGCGAGACCACGGTCCTGGCTCTCGACTCCGTCGACGTGGACATCGCGCGCGGCCGGTTCACCGCCGTCATGGGGCCCTCGGGCTCCGGGAAGTCCACCCTCATGCACTGCCTGGCGGGCCTCGACACCGTCTCGGCAGGACAGGTCTGGCTGGGCGACACCGAGATCACCGGGCTGAAGGACCGCGAACTGACCCGGCTTCGACGGGACCGGATCGGCTTCATGTTCCAGTCGTTCAACCTCATCCCCACACTGAACGCGGCGGAGAACATCACGCTGCCCATGGACATCGCGGGCCAGAAGCCCGACCAGAAGTGGCTGGACCAGGTCATCGACACCCTCGGGCTGCGCGACCGGCTCAAGCACCGGCCCGCCCAGCTCTCCGGGGGACAGCAGCAGCGGGTCGCCTGCGCCCGGGCGCTCGCCTCCCGGCCCGAGCTGATCTTCGCGGACGAGCCGACCGGCAATCTCGACTCCCGCGCGGGCCTCGAAGTCCTCGGCTTCCTGCGCGGGGCCGTCGACGAACTGGGCCAGACCGTCGTCATGGTCACGCACGACCCCGGCGCCGCCGCCCACTCCGACCTGGTGCTCTTCCTAGCGGACGGGCGGATCGTGGACGAGATCGAACGGCCCTCCGCGGACGCCGTGCTGGAGCGTATGAAGCGTTTCGACACGACTCGGGTGACCTTCGACGGCGGGCGCGGCGAGCCCGGCGGAGCCACGCCCGACCGCGAGTTCGGTGCCGCGGCCGGCACCGATGCCGACTTGAGCGGCACGGCCCGCTCCGACGGCGCGGGTGGCACGACTCCGGTCGCCGCCGCCGGCGACACGGCCCGGGGCGGCTCCGGCGACGCCGCTCCCGGCAGCGGCTCCGGTGACGCAACCCCCGACAAGGACTGA
- a CDS encoding toxin-antitoxin system HicB family antitoxin, with translation MAKTQLNVRVDEGTARAARERALERGMSVNRYIEELVRQDTGEVGHTFVEAAADFMKQYESVFAEEFGADREGAREGRR, from the coding sequence ATGGCGAAGACTCAGCTGAACGTCCGGGTGGACGAAGGCACGGCGCGGGCCGCCCGGGAGCGAGCCCTGGAACGGGGGATGAGCGTGAACCGCTACATCGAGGAGCTGGTCCGGCAGGACACCGGCGAAGTGGGCCACACCTTCGTGGAGGCGGCCGCCGACTTCATGAAGCAGTACGAGTCCGTCTTCGCCGAGGAATTCGGCGCGGACCGTGAAGGCGCCCGCGAAGGTCGTCGTTGA
- a CDS encoding fic family toxin-antitoxin system, toxin component, which yields MSSLRVDLAWLLMIAEQKTPGDPQVTDWGALVAAVSRHEAEIFGIPVYDSPHARAAALLQLLLHVPALERSNAMFASAVAYAYLVASGLKVVTSPEQVRELARLVKSGDATVHDIAHELRRWSL from the coding sequence TTGAGCAGTCTCAGAGTCGATCTTGCCTGGCTCCTCATGATCGCCGAACAGAAGACCCCCGGAGATCCCCAGGTCACCGACTGGGGAGCGCTCGTCGCCGCCGTCAGCCGGCACGAGGCGGAGATCTTCGGCATTCCCGTCTACGACAGCCCGCACGCCCGCGCCGCCGCGCTGCTCCAGCTCCTGCTGCACGTCCCGGCGCTCGAACGCTCCAACGCGATGTTCGCCTCGGCCGTCGCGTACGCCTATCTCGTCGCCAGTGGCCTCAAGGTCGTCACCTCACCCGAACAGGTGCGGGAGCTGGCCCGACTGGTGAAGAGCGGTGACGCCACCGTGCACGACATCGCGCACGAGCTGCGCCGCTGGAGCCTGTGA
- a CDS encoding class I SAM-dependent methyltransferase — translation MPFKPLRPAGSGKVSPEAVHHPVFARYYARFSVGAETRLGMGRVRDRLLTGLSGRVIEIGAGNGLNFAHYPGTVSEVVAIEPERMLRQLAVEAALRCEVPVDVAPGAAEALPVKSEAYDAAVLSLVLCSVRDLPRTLAEVRRVLRPGGTVRFFEHGRGGGRVMGSVQRGLDATVWPRLCGGCHVARDPIAALRDAGFELGPYRRLLMPEKGPRLPTSYCVLGTARRPLD, via the coding sequence ATGCCGTTCAAGCCGCTCCGTCCGGCCGGTTCCGGCAAGGTCTCTCCGGAGGCCGTGCACCATCCGGTGTTCGCCCGTTACTACGCCCGCTTCAGCGTCGGCGCGGAGACCCGGCTGGGCATGGGCCGGGTCCGCGACCGGCTGCTCACCGGTCTGTCCGGGCGGGTCATCGAGATCGGCGCGGGCAACGGCCTGAACTTCGCGCACTATCCGGGCACGGTCTCGGAGGTCGTCGCCATCGAACCCGAGCGGATGCTCCGGCAGTTGGCGGTGGAGGCGGCGCTGCGCTGCGAGGTGCCCGTCGATGTGGCGCCGGGTGCCGCGGAGGCCCTGCCGGTCAAGAGCGAGGCGTACGACGCCGCCGTGCTGTCGCTGGTGCTGTGCAGCGTGCGGGACCTGCCGAGGACGCTCGCCGAGGTACGGCGGGTGCTGCGCCCGGGCGGCACGGTGCGGTTCTTCGAGCACGGCAGGGGTGGCGGCCGGGTGATGGGTTCCGTGCAGCGGGGCCTGGACGCCACGGTGTGGCCGCGGCTGTGCGGCGGCTGTCACGTGGCCCGCGACCCGATCGCCGCTCTACGGGATGCGGGGTTCGAACTGGGCCCGTACCGAAGGCTGCTGATGCCCGAGAAGGGTCCCCGCCTCCCCACGTCGTACTGCGTCCTGGGCACGGCCCGCCGCCCGCTCGACTAA
- the bioD gene encoding dethiobiotin synthase: MTVLVITGTGTEVGKTVVTAAVAATALAAGRSVAVLKPAQTGVGPDERGDADEVARLAGAVTTLELGRYPEPLAPATAARRACLAAVSAQSAAEAAAKLATEHDLVLVEGAGGLLVRFDDEEGTLADVAGLLDAPVLVVASAGLGTLNTTELTARELRRRELDFAGVVIGSWPDSPDLAMCCNLADLPAVSGAPLLGAVPAGAGSHSPADFRAGAPGWLDHRLGGRWNADAFAAAHRI, translated from the coding sequence ATGACGGTACTGGTGATCACGGGGACGGGCACGGAGGTCGGCAAGACGGTGGTCACGGCCGCCGTCGCCGCGACCGCTCTCGCGGCCGGACGGTCCGTCGCCGTCCTGAAGCCCGCGCAGACGGGCGTGGGACCGGACGAGCGCGGCGACGCCGACGAGGTGGCCCGGCTCGCCGGCGCGGTCACGACGCTCGAACTGGGCCGCTATCCGGAGCCGTTGGCGCCGGCGACGGCCGCCCGGCGGGCCTGCCTCGCGGCCGTGTCCGCGCAGTCGGCGGCGGAGGCCGCGGCCAAGCTGGCCACCGAGCACGATCTGGTGCTGGTCGAGGGCGCGGGCGGTCTGCTCGTACGGTTCGACGACGAGGAGGGGACGCTGGCGGACGTGGCCGGGCTGCTCGACGCACCCGTGCTGGTGGTCGCGTCGGCGGGACTGGGCACGCTCAACACCACGGAACTGACGGCACGTGAACTACGGCGCCGGGAGCTGGACTTCGCGGGTGTGGTGATCGGTAGCTGGCCGGACTCCCCCGATCTGGCGATGTGCTGCAATCTCGCGGATCTCCCGGCGGTGTCCGGGGCACCTCTGCTGGGCGCGGTCCCGGCGGGAGCGGGGTCACACTCCCCCGCCGACTTCCGCGCGGGGGCGCCGGGTTGGCTCGACCACCGGCTGGGTGGACGCTGGAACGCGGACGCCTTCGCCGCGGCACACAGGATCTGA
- a CDS encoding adenosylmethionine--8-amino-7-oxononanoate transaminase — protein sequence MPDLSVRELLDLDRRHVWHPYGPMPGRQDPLVVESASGVRLRLADGTGELVDGMSSWWSAIHGYNHPVLNDAARGQLDRMSHVMFGGLTHEPAVQLAKRLVDISPEGLEHVFLADSGSVSVEVAVKMCLQHWRSLGRPGKQRLLTWRGGYHGDTWQPMSVCDPEGGMHELWQGVLPRQVFADAPPTEYEESYADHLRELIGLHADELAAVVVEPVVQGAGGMRFHSPAYLRVLREACDAHDVLLVFDEIATGFGRTGELFAADHAGVTPDVMCVGKALTGGYLTMAATLCTSRVAEGISRGEVPVLAHGPTFMGNPLAAAVACASIDLLLGQDWRTEVKRIGTGLRDGLAEAASLPGVRDVRVFGAIGVVQLDHEVDMKAATAAAVREGVWLRPFRDLVYTMPPYVTGDTDLARIARAVCAAAREG from the coding sequence ATGCCTGACCTGTCCGTGCGGGAACTGCTCGACCTCGACCGGCGGCACGTCTGGCATCCGTACGGGCCGATGCCCGGCCGCCAGGACCCGCTGGTCGTGGAGTCGGCGAGCGGGGTCCGGCTGCGACTGGCGGACGGCACGGGCGAGCTCGTCGACGGGATGTCGTCCTGGTGGTCGGCGATCCACGGCTACAACCACCCGGTCCTGAACGACGCGGCACGCGGCCAGCTCGACCGCATGAGCCACGTGATGTTCGGCGGGCTCACCCACGAGCCCGCCGTCCAGCTCGCGAAGCGGCTCGTCGACATCTCGCCGGAGGGGCTGGAGCACGTCTTCCTGGCCGACTCCGGTTCGGTCTCGGTCGAGGTGGCCGTCAAGATGTGCCTCCAGCACTGGCGCTCGCTGGGCCGTCCGGGCAAGCAGCGGCTGCTGACCTGGCGCGGCGGCTACCACGGGGACACCTGGCAGCCCATGTCGGTGTGCGACCCCGAGGGCGGGATGCACGAGCTGTGGCAGGGCGTGCTCCCGCGCCAGGTGTTCGCCGACGCGCCGCCGACGGAGTACGAGGAGTCGTACGCGGATCATCTGCGTGAGCTGATCGGGCTCCACGCCGACGAGCTCGCCGCCGTCGTCGTGGAGCCGGTGGTCCAGGGCGCGGGCGGGATGCGGTTCCACTCCCCCGCGTATCTGCGCGTGCTGCGCGAGGCCTGCGACGCGCACGACGTGCTGCTGGTCTTCGACGAGATCGCGACGGGTTTCGGCCGTACGGGTGAGCTGTTCGCGGCGGACCACGCGGGTGTCACCCCGGACGTGATGTGCGTCGGAAAGGCGCTGACCGGCGGCTATCTGACGATGGCGGCGACGCTGTGCACCAGCCGGGTGGCCGAGGGCATCTCGCGCGGCGAGGTCCCGGTGCTCGCGCACGGCCCGACCTTCATGGGCAACCCGCTCGCCGCCGCGGTGGCGTGCGCCTCGATCGACCTGCTGCTGGGACAGGACTGGCGGACCGAGGTGAAACGGATCGGGACGGGCCTGCGGGACGGCCTCGCGGAGGCCGCCTCCCTGCCGGGCGTCCGGGACGTGCGCGTGTTCGGCGCGATCGGAGTCGTCCAGCTCGACCACGAGGTGGACATGAAGGCGGCGACGGCGGCCGCGGTGCGCGAGGGCGTGTGGCTGCGGCCGTTCCGCGACCTCGTCTACACGATGCCGCCCTACGTCACGGGCGACACGGATCTGGCACGCATCGCGCGCGCGGTGTGCGCGGCGGCGCGGGAGGGCTGA
- the bioB gene encoding biotin synthase BioB gives MDLLNTLVDKGLRRELPTREEALAVLATSDDDVLDVVAAAGKVRRHWFGRRVKLNYLVNLKSGLCPEDCSYCSQRLGSTAGILKYSWLKPDEASKAAAAGLAGGAKRVCLVASGRGPSDRDVDRVSDTIKAIKDQNENVEVCACLGLLSDGQAERLRAAGADAYNHNLNTSEGTYGEITTTHTYADRVDTVQKAHAAGLSACSGLIAGMGESDEDLVDVVYALRELDPDSVPVNFLIPFEGTPLAKEWNLTPQRCLRILAMVRFVCPDVEVRIAGGREVHLRTLQPLALHLANSIFLGDYLTSEGQAGKADLDMIADAGFEVENAGEVTLPEHRVPSGGGCGSHAEDGCGSHGGAGCDSHAEAGCGSQQGGGVCGSASAAPAEVPAAVSEASSDARTDLVSVRRRGAGTDLAPNA, from the coding sequence ATGGACCTGCTGAACACGCTGGTGGACAAGGGGCTTCGGCGCGAGCTGCCGACCCGCGAAGAGGCACTGGCCGTACTGGCCACCTCGGACGACGACGTGCTGGACGTGGTGGCCGCGGCCGGCAAGGTACGCCGGCACTGGTTCGGCCGACGGGTGAAACTGAACTATCTCGTCAACCTGAAGTCGGGCCTGTGCCCGGAGGACTGCTCGTACTGCTCGCAGCGCCTCGGCTCCACGGCCGGCATCCTCAAGTACAGCTGGCTCAAGCCCGACGAGGCCTCCAAGGCCGCGGCGGCCGGGCTCGCCGGGGGCGCCAAGCGGGTCTGCCTGGTGGCCAGCGGGCGCGGTCCGAGCGACCGTGACGTGGACCGGGTCTCCGACACGATCAAGGCGATCAAGGACCAGAACGAGAACGTCGAGGTGTGCGCCTGCCTCGGTCTGCTCTCCGACGGCCAGGCCGAGCGGCTGCGCGCGGCGGGCGCGGACGCCTACAACCACAACCTGAACACGTCCGAGGGGACGTACGGGGAGATCACGACCACCCACACGTACGCCGACCGGGTGGACACCGTCCAGAAGGCGCACGCGGCGGGGCTGTCCGCCTGCTCGGGTCTGATCGCGGGCATGGGCGAGTCGGACGAGGACCTCGTCGACGTGGTCTACGCGCTGCGCGAGCTCGACCCCGACTCCGTTCCGGTGAACTTCCTGATCCCGTTCGAGGGCACCCCGCTCGCCAAGGAGTGGAACCTCACCCCGCAGCGGTGTCTGCGCATTCTCGCCATGGTCCGGTTCGTCTGCCCGGACGTCGAGGTCCGTATCGCCGGGGGCCGCGAGGTGCATCTGCGCACCCTCCAGCCGCTCGCCCTGCACCTCGCCAACTCGATCTTCCTCGGTGACTACCTGACCAGTGAGGGCCAGGCGGGCAAGGCCGACCTGGACATGATCGCGGACGCCGGGTTCGAGGTGGAGAACGCGGGTGAGGTGACGCTGCCGGAGCACCGCGTTCCGTCGGGCGGCGGCTGCGGATCGCACGCCGAGGACGGCTGCGGATCGCACGGCGGCGCCGGGTGCGACTCGCACGCGGAGGCCGGCTGCGGGTCCCAGCAGGGCGGCGGGGTGTGCGGTTCGGCCTCCGCGGCTCCGGCCGAGGTGCCCGCGGCCGTGTCCGAGGCGTCCTCCGACGCCCGTACGGACCTCGTCTCCGTGCGTCGCCGTGGTGCCGGAACGGATCTCGCGCCCAATGCCTGA
- a CDS encoding type I polyketide synthase: MSHDNTIAIVGMACRFPGAGDVAEFWANLRAGADGISRYDRAELLAAGVPPSLADHPDYVAARGSISGGDTFDRHFFGYSAAEAESIDPQQRVFLSCASQALDDAGLDPERETGLIGVYAGCDVSAPQHIDRDDPSGATVRIIGSQKDFLATRVAYKLNLRGPALTVQTACSTSLVAVHQAARALLGYECDVALAGGVNVRLPEAGGYLYQRGNILSRDGRCRTFDAEATGTVSSSGVGVVVLKRLDDALENGDRIVALIRGSAVNNDGGAKIGFTAPSVTGQRDVIAMALAQAGAEAGGIGYVEAHGTGTRLGDPIEVAALTAAFRESTDRTGYCKLGAVKANIGHTGAAAGVAGLIKTALMLRHRTFVPTPHFTESNPELKLAESPFEISTRDETWLSTGPRLAGVSSFGIGGTNAHVVMEEPPALPAVRPDLPGEAGSADEGAAQPQALCLSAASAQALRTLSRQVAERLTAQDAPELADAVRTLEARRRFPHRRTVVATTREQAAVALLGDPGPGVRAAAGTAAAFLFPGQGALRAGHARAAYEKLPVFREVFDECAAHAGDRFGADLSALLNGADADWFTDTRHQQLGLFVLGYGLARQLGAWDIRPVAMFGHSIGEYAAATLAGLWTLPEALSVVWARGQAMRDTAPGRMLALRCGEERVRTLLNDEVALAVAGGDHVVLSGPVDRIEEIALRVQGEGVTGRLLRTEHAFHSPMMAPAAQALREAVAATSARTPSMPFVSGLTGAWADLDAVRTPGYWADQLLGAVRLHDGLRTVAAEGARLLVELGPGDQLSRQARRTVGDGALAVPFLGRDPEQEDAGVLEALGRLWEHGIEVPWRTLPKQRTGRLVELPPHPLAATRYAEPAGPGAPAAPRPAALAPTTSVAAQAARHGHPRAAASPAEDSAGTTLDAVRELWCEALGATAARDEDDFHTLGGESLLLVHLLARIRERTGVSIAAAETSSGFTFGRLAELVRQAAPGPSHPAAPDTGFADIPDLTLLREGMGTPLFLMAPAAGTTLCYRHLVSRLAGDRPVYGIESPRPAPGDRALNRLEDIAAHHVRVLRQVQPEGPYVLGGWSFGAMTGHEMARQLAEAGQRVALLLAVDGFMPHTHGRPVATRAGWLREALALQLRALAARGRAKLRHERPTRDGAAPEGRVARIEELAAAADGSGAEHVRIHNANLTATLRHRPRPVPGGLVLLKAAADSKVCRRLQAHLAPLYGGEVSVTPVPGDHWSVLSTVHADAVAALIDPHLAALD; encoded by the coding sequence ATGAGCCACGACAACACCATCGCCATCGTGGGAATGGCCTGCCGCTTCCCCGGCGCCGGGGACGTCGCGGAGTTCTGGGCCAATCTGCGCGCCGGCGCCGACGGCATCAGCCGCTACGACCGCGCGGAGCTGCTGGCCGCGGGTGTGCCGCCGTCCCTGGCGGACCACCCCGACTACGTTGCGGCCCGCGGATCCATCTCCGGAGGCGACACCTTCGACCGGCACTTCTTCGGCTACAGCGCCGCCGAGGCGGAGTCGATCGACCCGCAGCAACGCGTCTTCCTGAGCTGTGCGTCGCAGGCCCTCGACGACGCGGGCCTCGACCCGGAGCGCGAGACGGGCTTGATCGGTGTCTACGCGGGCTGTGACGTCAGCGCGCCGCAGCACATCGACCGTGACGACCCGTCGGGGGCCACGGTGCGGATCATCGGTTCGCAGAAGGACTTCCTGGCCACCCGGGTGGCGTACAAACTCAACCTCAGGGGCCCGGCCCTCACCGTCCAGACGGCCTGCTCCACCTCGCTCGTCGCGGTGCACCAGGCGGCACGCGCGCTGCTGGGCTACGAGTGCGACGTCGCACTGGCCGGTGGCGTGAACGTCCGGCTGCCCGAGGCGGGCGGCTATCTCTACCAGCGGGGCAACATCCTTTCCAGGGACGGCCGTTGCCGCACCTTCGACGCAGAGGCCACCGGCACCGTCAGTAGCAGCGGAGTCGGCGTCGTCGTACTCAAACGCCTCGACGACGCACTGGAGAACGGCGATCGCATCGTCGCCCTCATCAGGGGATCGGCCGTCAACAACGACGGCGGCGCGAAAATCGGCTTCACCGCCCCGTCCGTCACCGGTCAGCGTGACGTCATCGCCATGGCGCTGGCACAGGCGGGGGCCGAGGCCGGCGGCATCGGCTACGTCGAGGCGCACGGCACCGGCACCCGCCTCGGCGACCCCATCGAGGTCGCCGCGCTCACGGCGGCGTTCCGCGAGAGCACGGACCGGACCGGCTACTGCAAGCTGGGTGCCGTCAAGGCCAACATCGGCCACACGGGTGCCGCCGCCGGCGTCGCGGGGCTGATCAAGACCGCGTTGATGCTGCGGCACCGCACCTTCGTCCCGACCCCGCACTTCACCGAGTCCAACCCAGAACTCAAGCTCGCCGAGAGCCCGTTCGAGATCAGTACCCGCGACGAGACGTGGCTGTCGACGGGCCCGCGCCTGGCCGGCGTCAGTTCCTTCGGTATCGGCGGCACCAACGCACACGTCGTCATGGAGGAGCCGCCCGCCCTCCCCGCCGTGCGGCCGGACCTGCCCGGCGAGGCGGGTAGCGCGGACGAAGGGGCGGCGCAGCCCCAGGCGCTGTGCCTGTCCGCCGCCTCCGCGCAGGCGCTGCGGACCCTCAGCCGGCAGGTCGCCGAACGCCTCACCGCCCAGGACGCCCCCGAACTGGCCGACGCAGTACGCACGTTGGAGGCGCGCCGACGCTTCCCGCACCGTCGCACCGTCGTCGCCACCACCCGCGAACAGGCCGCTGTCGCACTGCTCGGCGACCCGGGCCCGGGGGTGCGGGCGGCAGCGGGGACCGCGGCGGCGTTCCTCTTCCCCGGCCAGGGAGCCCTGCGGGCGGGGCACGCAAGGGCCGCGTACGAGAAACTGCCGGTCTTCCGGGAGGTCTTCGACGAGTGTGCGGCACACGCAGGTGACCGGTTCGGGGCGGACCTGTCCGCCCTGCTCAACGGCGCGGACGCCGACTGGTTCACCGACACCCGGCACCAGCAACTCGGGCTTTTCGTGCTGGGATACGGACTCGCCCGCCAGCTCGGTGCCTGGGACATCCGGCCGGTCGCGATGTTTGGCCACAGCATCGGGGAGTACGCCGCGGCCACCCTGGCCGGACTGTGGACGCTGCCCGAGGCCCTGTCCGTGGTGTGGGCCAGGGGCCAGGCGATGAGGGACACCGCGCCGGGCCGGATGCTGGCCCTGCGGTGCGGGGAGGAGCGGGTGCGCACGCTGCTGAACGACGAGGTCGCGCTCGCCGTGGCGGGCGGCGACCACGTGGTCCTGTCCGGGCCGGTGGACCGGATCGAGGAGATCGCCCTGCGGGTGCAGGGCGAAGGGGTCACCGGGCGGCTGCTCCGTACCGAGCACGCCTTCCACTCGCCGATGATGGCACCTGCCGCGCAGGCGCTGCGCGAAGCGGTGGCTGCCACGTCTGCGCGTACCCCGAGCATGCCGTTCGTCTCCGGCCTCACCGGTGCCTGGGCGGACCTGGACGCGGTCCGGACGCCCGGCTACTGGGCGGACCAACTCCTGGGCGCCGTACGGCTGCACGACGGTCTTCGGACGGTGGCCGCCGAGGGAGCGCGGTTGCTGGTCGAACTCGGTCCGGGGGACCAGCTGAGCCGGCAGGCGCGACGGACGGTCGGCGACGGCGCCCTCGCCGTTCCCTTCCTCGGCCGCGACCCGGAGCAGGAGGACGCGGGTGTGCTGGAGGCACTCGGCAGGCTGTGGGAACACGGTATCGAGGTGCCGTGGCGCACCCTGCCGAAGCAGCGCACCGGACGCCTGGTGGAGCTGCCCCCGCACCCGCTGGCCGCCACCCGGTACGCCGAACCGGCCGGTCCCGGCGCCCCGGCCGCGCCCCGCCCCGCCGCCCTGGCACCGACAACCTCCGTGGCGGCCCAGGCTGCCCGGCACGGACATCCCCGGGCTGCCGCGTCACCTGCCGAGGACTCTGCGGGCACGACGCTCGACGCGGTACGTGAGCTCTGGTGCGAGGCTCTCGGCGCTACCGCTGCCAGGGACGAGGACGACTTCCACACGCTGGGCGGCGAATCGCTGCTCCTGGTCCACCTGCTGGCCCGGATCCGGGAGCGCACCGGGGTGAGCATCGCCGCCGCCGAGACCAGCTCCGGGTTCACCTTCGGCCGGCTGGCCGAGCTGGTCCGTCAGGCAGCGCCCGGCCCCTCGCACCCCGCGGCGCCGGACACCGGGTTCGCCGACATCCCCGATCTGACCCTGCTCCGCGAAGGCATGGGCACGCCGCTGTTCCTGATGGCACCGGCCGCGGGCACCACCCTGTGCTACCGCCACCTGGTCTCTCGACTGGCGGGCGATCGGCCCGTGTACGGCATCGAGTCGCCCCGCCCGGCCCCCGGCGACCGCGCGCTGAACCGGCTGGAGGACATCGCCGCACACCACGTCCGCGTGCTGCGCCAAGTCCAGCCGGAAGGGCCGTACGTACTGGGCGGCTGGTCGTTCGGGGCGATGACCGGGCACGAGATGGCCCGCCAGCTCGCGGAGGCCGGGCAGCGGGTGGCGCTGCTGCTGGCCGTCGACGGCTTCATGCCCCACACCCACGGCCGGCCGGTGGCCACCCGGGCCGGCTGGCTGCGCGAGGCACTGGCCCTCCAACTGCGCGCCCTGGCAGCGCGGGGCCGCGCGAAACTGCGCCACGAGCGGCCGACGCGGGACGGCGCGGCGCCCGAGGGACGGGTGGCCAGGATCGAGGAGCTGGCCGCCGCTGCCGACGGCAGCGGGGCCGAACACGTCCGCATCCACAACGCGAACCTCACCGCCACCCTGCGGCACCGTCCGCGTCCCGTCCCCGGCGGCCTGGTGCTGCTCAAGGCCGCCGCCGACAGCAAGGTGTGCCGCAGGCTCCAGGCCCACCTGGCCCCGCTGTACGGCGGCGAAGTCAGCGTGACGCCGGTACCGGGCGACCACTGGTCGGTCCTGTCCACCGTCCACGCCGACGCCGTGGCCGCCCTGATCGATCCTCACCTGGCGGCGCTGGACTGA
- a CDS encoding cytochrome P450 family protein — MPETDNTACPYAEGAAQGVIALDADFTQDPHPVLDRLREAGPVQHVRLPNGVERWLITRYDEVMAAFGDPRLSNELARGLQDSLPPEPLPMRWKVALRTSALLGRAMANLDPPDHDRLRKLVVRAFSAKRIDGMRPRIQEVTDELFDAVAGREEFDFVEAVANQLPIIVICELLGVPAADADVFRTAATVLGGMQADDEAAAATIAALDTFESYVRDLVKARRAEPGDDLFSALTTMAGDGQGMTDDELVSMAGLLLFGGYETSAQLIGNAVLTVLQHPEQFAALRADPALLPAAVDEVLRFEGPVNPGLNRYALEDVEIGGVTIPKGSYVILGVAGANRDPGHWADPDRFDIARDTGTARQLGFGYGLHYCIGARLAQIEVEIALGTVLRRYPALRLAVAPEDITWRAGSVRGVCELLLRTA; from the coding sequence ATGCCAGAGACGGACAACACCGCCTGCCCGTACGCCGAGGGCGCGGCCCAGGGCGTCATCGCACTCGACGCCGACTTCACGCAGGACCCGCATCCGGTGCTCGACCGGCTGCGCGAAGCGGGCCCGGTGCAGCACGTGCGGCTGCCCAACGGGGTCGAGCGGTGGCTGATCACCCGCTACGACGAGGTCATGGCCGCGTTCGGTGACCCGCGGCTGAGCAACGAGCTGGCCAGGGGCCTGCAGGACTCGCTGCCGCCGGAGCCGCTGCCGATGCGCTGGAAGGTCGCCCTGCGCACCAGCGCGCTGCTGGGCCGTGCGATGGCCAACCTCGACCCGCCGGACCACGACCGGCTGCGCAAGCTGGTGGTCCGCGCCTTCAGTGCCAAGCGCATCGACGGCATGCGGCCGCGTATCCAGGAGGTCACCGACGAACTGTTCGACGCGGTCGCGGGCCGCGAGGAGTTCGACTTCGTCGAGGCGGTCGCCAACCAGCTGCCGATCATCGTGATCTGCGAGCTGCTGGGAGTCCCGGCCGCCGACGCCGACGTCTTCCGCACCGCCGCCACCGTGCTCGGCGGCATGCAGGCCGACGACGAGGCCGCCGCGGCCACCATCGCGGCACTGGACACCTTCGAGTCCTACGTCCGCGACCTGGTCAAGGCCCGCCGGGCCGAACCCGGGGACGACCTGTTCAGCGCTCTCACCACCATGGCCGGCGACGGGCAGGGCATGACCGACGACGAACTCGTCAGCATGGCCGGCCTCTTGCTCTTCGGCGGCTACGAGACCTCCGCCCAGCTCATCGGCAACGCCGTCCTGACCGTGCTCCAGCACCCGGAGCAGTTCGCCGCACTGCGCGCCGACCCCGCCCTGCTGCCCGCTGCCGTCGACGAGGTGCTGCGCTTCGAGGGCCCGGTGAACCCGGGCCTGAACCGCTACGCGCTGGAAGACGTGGAGATCGGTGGCGTGACCATCCCGAAGGGGTCCTACGTGATCCTCGGGGTGGCCGGTGCCAACCGCGACCCGGGCCACTGGGCCGACCCGGACCGGTTCGACATCGCACGCGACACCGGCACCGCCAGGCAACTGGGCTTCGGCTACGGCCTGCACTACTGCATCGGCGCGCGCCTCGCCCAGATCGAGGTCGAGATCGCGCTCGGCACGGTCCTGCGCCGCTACCCCGCACTGCGGCTCGCGGTCGCCCCCGAGGACATCACCTGGCGCGCCGGGTCCGTGCGCGGCGTCTGCGAACTCCTGCTGCGTACCGCCTGA